A window of Streptomyces sp. Je 1-332 genomic DNA:
GGACTGGGCTGACCCGGTCCTCAGCTGCTGAGTCACCGATCTGACGAGGCCATCAACCGCGGGCCGGGCCGAAGCACTTCGGCCCGGCCCGCGGCTTGGAGAACGAACTCCGCCGGGTTCGCAAAATCCCGCCCTGCGCCCGGCCCGCGGACCCCGTGGCGCCCGGTGCGTGCGATCGCACGACGCCGGAGCGTCCCGGCAGCGGCGCTACTCGGAATTCCGGCAACGCGGCGAGCGTGCATGCCAGGCATCACCGGCGGGCGTCGCCGGCAGGCGGACCTTGCGGCCACGCCCGCGGGCCCGGAGACAGTCAGCTCCCCACAGCAGGACGCAAGTCCGCAGCCCTGTCCTCCTGGCTGAGCGCGGCCGCCGCGGCGCCCACGAGGCCGGCGTCCGTCCCCATCAAGGCTGGGCCCACGGTCAGATGACGTACGAACGAGAGCGTGGCGTAGTCCCTGAGGGACCGGCGCAGCGGGTCGAAGAGCACGTCCCCCGCCTTGGCCACCCCGCCGCCGATCACGGCGATGTCGATCTCGACGAGCGTCGCCGTGGCGGCGATGCCCGCGGCCAGCGCCTGCGCCGCCCGCTCGAAGGAGGCGACAGCGACCGGGTCCCCGGCCCGTGCGGCGAGTGCCACCGCGGCGGCGGACGTGTCACCGTCGGGCCCCGGACGCCATCCGCCCTCCAGCGCACGCCGGGCGATGTTCGGCCCACTGGCTATGCGCTCCACGCACCCGCGCGCCCCGCACGGGCAGGGGTCGCCGTCCAGATCGACGCTGATGTGCCCGATGTGGCCCGCGTTCCCGCTGGGGCCCGGGTGCAGCTTGCCGCCGAGGATCAGTCCGCCCCCGACGCCGGTGGACACCACCATGCACAGCGCGTTGTCGTGCCCTCGGGCGGCGCCCTGCCAGTGCTCGGCCGCCGTCATCGCGACGCCGTCCCCCACCAGCTCGACCGGGAGGCCGCCGGTGGCCGCACGCACCCGCTCGACCAGGGGGTAGCCACGCCAGCCGGGGACGTTCACCGGGCTGACCGTCCCCGCCGACGCGTCCACGGGGCCCGCGCTGCCGATGCCGACCGCGCGCGCCCTGCCCCACAGCGGGGAGCGTGTGAGCTCGCCGAGAACCTCTTCGACCGCCCGCATCACGGTGTCGCCGTCCTCGCGCGCGGGCGTGGGCCGCTGGGCGCGCAGCAGGATCCGGCCGCGCCCGTCCACCAGGGCGCCGGCGATCTTGGTGCCGCCGATGTCGAGTGCGGCGACGAGGTCCGTGTGCATCAGTGTCAGATCTCCTGGTGGATGGACAGGCCGCTCTCCTGGTGAAAGGGCAGGCCGGAGAATGTGATGGACAGTCTCTCTTGCATCTGACAACGTTGTCCAGGTTCTATGCTCGACGCCACATCACTTACGCACCACTTTCAGCTCACCTTCGTCGACGACAGGACAGCGCACCGTGGCCGAGACCGCCAGCCGACCCGAGCGACCCGAGCCCCGCTACGGCAACCGTCCGACCATGAAGGACGTCGCCGCCCGCGCCGGAGTCGGCCTCAAGACGGTCTCCCGGGTCGTGAACGGCGAGCCGGGCGTCACCCCGGACACCGAGCGCCGCGTGCAG
This region includes:
- a CDS encoding ROK family protein, encoding MHTDLVAALDIGGTKIAGALVDGRGRILLRAQRPTPAREDGDTVMRAVEEVLGELTRSPLWGRARAVGIGSAGPVDASAGTVSPVNVPGWRGYPLVERVRAATGGLPVELVGDGVAMTAAEHWQGAARGHDNALCMVVSTGVGGGLILGGKLHPGPSGNAGHIGHISVDLDGDPCPCGARGCVERIASGPNIARRALEGGWRPGPDGDTSAAAVALAARAGDPVAVASFERAAQALAAGIAATATLVEIDIAVIGGGVAKAGDVLFDPLRRSLRDYATLSFVRHLTVGPALMGTDAGLVGAAAAALSQEDRAADLRPAVGS